The following are encoded together in the Planctomycetota bacterium genome:
- a CDS encoding MFS transporter gives MSESPAPTASQRPTPLLAVLVLTFVCSLGTGSLWSALPFVTQRDFKFTEMENLWLAVMDAVVYIAAAAYCGRIVKGLRAHLSPRSIILATLILQALVCPLPMVIGVPGIIVTACVTSAASAFMWASIESFLSAGRHGHGLRSGIGMFNVTWTAAVAVAFYIMAPLFATDQTRVAILAIGPCCIIAAICLIWFPAAPAPHSGDAHATFIPAVYRPLRTASRFLIPTSYLLIGSIGPLLPYVIERIEIAPVMATPLAATWLTMRVIAITGMWRLHFWHGKWSTLAVGAGLMTAGFAAAVLANSLPVLVAGLIAFGAGHAILYYASLYYALSVGHGDVGAAGTFEALVGGGYLMGPIASLGGVALGGGVNVVWCVLIVAGLASLLALREWWRWRRHPVLDNQPHSSLMH, from the coding sequence ATGTCCGAGAGCCCCGCACCGACCGCATCGCAGAGGCCCACGCCGCTGCTCGCCGTGCTGGTGCTGACCTTCGTCTGCTCGCTGGGCACGGGCTCGCTCTGGAGCGCCCTGCCCTTCGTCACCCAGCGCGATTTCAAGTTCACCGAGATGGAGAATCTCTGGCTGGCCGTCATGGACGCGGTGGTCTACATCGCGGCCGCGGCCTATTGCGGGCGAATCGTCAAGGGATTGCGGGCCCATCTCTCGCCGCGCAGCATCATCCTGGCCACGCTCATTCTGCAGGCGCTGGTCTGCCCGCTGCCGATGGTGATCGGCGTGCCCGGCATCATCGTGACCGCGTGCGTCACCAGCGCCGCGAGCGCCTTCATGTGGGCCTCGATCGAGAGCTTCCTCTCCGCGGGACGGCATGGGCATGGGCTGCGCTCCGGCATCGGCATGTTCAACGTCACCTGGACCGCGGCGGTGGCGGTGGCCTTCTACATCATGGCGCCGCTCTTCGCGACCGACCAGACTCGCGTGGCCATCCTGGCGATCGGCCCCTGCTGCATCATTGCCGCGATCTGCCTCATCTGGTTCCCGGCGGCCCCCGCGCCGCACTCGGGGGATGCACACGCCACCTTCATCCCCGCCGTCTACCGGCCGCTGCGCACCGCGTCGCGCTTCCTGATTCCGACTTCGTATCTGCTGATCGGATCGATCGGTCCGCTGCTGCCCTATGTGATCGAGCGCATCGAAATCGCGCCGGTGATGGCCACGCCGCTGGCGGCGACCTGGCTGACGATGCGGGTGATCGCGATCACCGGCATGTGGCGACTGCACTTCTGGCACGGCAAGTGGAGCACGCTTGCCGTGGGCGCCGGACTGATGACCGCGGGATTCGCCGCGGCGGTACTGGCGAATTCGCTGCCGGTGCTGGTGGCGGGCTTGATCGCCTTCGGCGCGGGGCACGCCATCCTCTATTACGCCAGCCTTTATTACGCGCTGAGCGTGGGTCACGGCGACGTCGGTGCCGCGGGAACCTTCGAGGCCCTGGTGGGCGGCGGTTACCTCATGGGTCCGATCGCGAGCCTGGGCGGAGTGGCCCTGGGTGGCGGCGTCAATGTGGTCTGGTGCGTGCTCATCGTTGCCGGGCTGGCATCGCTGCTGGCCCTGCGCGAATGGTGGCGCTGGCGGCGCCATCCCGTGCTCGACAACCAGCCGCACAGCTCACTGATGCATTGA
- a CDS encoding DNA photolyase family protein, with the protein MSGTIVWFQLDLRLDDQPALAFAAATGEPVIPVYCLDDVRAGRWAVGGASRWWLHQSLCALSRSLEAKGSRLILRRGDAVKELMALAKESGATAIAYNRRYEPWAAELEVALKAAAQSRSISLHRFQSSLMFNPDEIRTGGDLAYKVFTPFWKTCRALPSPEQPRPAPRKLVPPKFWPRSLALAKLKLMPDKAWISGLAAEWTPGEAGAAAHLRSFLKRSVGAYGKGRDLPAVPGTSRLSPHLHFGELSPRRAWHALETRLKGESKPFRGNAEKFRAELGWREFGYHILANFPRTAEEPLRTEFKKFPWRSNHGQLRAWQRGRTGYPLIDAGMRQLWATGWMHNRVRMNVSSFLVKHLRQHWLRGTEWFWETLVDADLASNTLGWQWSAGCGADAAPYFRIFNPVLQGEKFDSKGDYVRRWVPELKNLSSEFIHQPWAASPDALRNAGIILGVNYPQPIVDHATARAEALAALKSFNAKRTALNRSSMHQ; encoded by the coding sequence ATGAGCGGAACGATTGTCTGGTTCCAGCTCGATCTTCGACTGGACGACCAGCCTGCACTCGCCTTTGCTGCCGCAACGGGCGAACCCGTGATTCCGGTGTATTGCCTGGACGATGTGCGTGCGGGTCGCTGGGCCGTGGGCGGCGCCAGTCGATGGTGGCTCCATCAATCGCTGTGTGCGCTGAGCCGCTCGCTCGAAGCCAAGGGCTCGCGCCTGATTCTTCGCCGCGGCGATGCGGTGAAGGAACTCATGGCCCTGGCGAAGGAATCCGGAGCGACCGCGATTGCCTACAACCGCAGATATGAGCCATGGGCGGCTGAACTGGAGGTTGCACTCAAAGCCGCAGCCCAGTCTCGATCGATTTCACTGCACCGGTTCCAGTCATCGCTTATGTTTAACCCTGACGAGATCCGCACCGGCGGCGATTTGGCCTACAAGGTCTTCACGCCATTCTGGAAAACCTGCCGTGCACTCCCATCACCCGAGCAGCCCAGGCCCGCGCCGAGAAAACTTGTGCCGCCGAAATTCTGGCCCCGCTCACTGGCATTGGCGAAGCTGAAACTCATGCCCGACAAGGCCTGGATCTCCGGGCTTGCCGCCGAATGGACTCCGGGCGAAGCGGGTGCCGCGGCACATCTGCGGTCGTTTCTCAAGCGGTCGGTCGGTGCGTATGGCAAAGGCCGCGATCTTCCGGCGGTGCCGGGCACGAGCCGGCTGAGTCCGCATCTTCACTTCGGCGAACTCTCGCCGCGTCGCGCCTGGCATGCACTGGAAACCCGCCTCAAGGGGGAGTCGAAGCCCTTCCGCGGCAACGCTGAAAAGTTCCGCGCCGAGTTGGGCTGGCGCGAGTTCGGCTACCACATCCTGGCAAACTTTCCGCGCACCGCCGAGGAGCCGCTGCGAACGGAATTCAAGAAGTTCCCCTGGCGATCGAACCATGGGCAGCTTCGCGCATGGCAGCGGGGGCGGACTGGATACCCGCTGATCGACGCGGGCATGCGGCAGCTCTGGGCCACGGGATGGATGCACAACCGGGTTCGCATGAACGTCAGCAGCTTCCTGGTGAAGCACCTGCGCCAGCACTGGCTGCGCGGCACCGAGTGGTTCTGGGAGACACTCGTGGACGCAGACTTGGCAAGCAACACCCTGGGCTGGCAATGGAGCGCGGGCTGCGGCGCCGACGCGGCGCCCTACTTTCGCATCTTCAATCCGGTGCTGCAGGGGGAGAAGTTCGATTCCAAGGGCGACTACGTGCGGCGCTGGGTGCCCGAGCTCAAGAACCTTTCATCCGAGTTCATCCATCAGCCATGGGCTGCGTCACCCGATGCGTTGCGAAATGCCGGAATCATTCTCGGTGTAAATTATCCGCAGCCGATCGTGGATCATGCAACCGCCCGCGCGGAAGCGCTTGCAGCGCTGAAATCATTCAATGCAAAGCGCACCGCACTCAATCGATCGTCAATGCATCAGTGA